The window CCTCGCGCACACCGGTGATCCGCGCTTCGTGCTCCGTCCCCGCGTCGGGCGCGGGGAGCGGGGACGGCGCCACCGGCTCCGCCGCCAGGATCCGCTCCCGCCGCGCCGCCTTCCGCGCCCCGTCGCGCACCAGGTTGGTGGCGACGGTGAAGAGCCAGACGCGCACCCCGTCCCCCGCGACCCGGTGCCCCAGCAGCCTCACGAAGGACTCCTGGGCCACGTCCTCCGCCGCGTCCGCGTCCCCCGTCAGGCGGTGGACGTAGCGGAAGAGCGGCGGGTACAGGCTGCGGAAGGTCTGGTCGAAGTCCACGGGCGGGCGGTAGGGTCCGGATCGGGCGGCTGGAGGAGGAACGCGCGGCGGGCCGGGTTTGTGACAGGGAGCGCGAAAGTGCGAAAGTGCGGGAGTACGAAAGTGCGGAACGGCGCCCCCACCGGGATCTCCCCGCGGGGCGCCGTTGCGTGAGGGATGCGAGCCCGTCAGGGGCGAGACCCCGCGGCTGTTTGCGGGGGCTCGACTCCGTTAGCCAGCGTCGTTTGCTGGCTTACGGAGCCGCAGCCTGACCCCCGCGAGAGCGGGGGGCACGCCCGAACCCGCCGTAATCCCTAGAACCGCAGGCTCACTCCGACGGTGGTCTCGGCGCCGAGGGCCGGACCGTTCCCCTGCTGCTCGTCGTAGCGGAGCCGGACCTCGGCGCGGGCGCCCAGGCGCTCCGTGAGCGGCACGCGCACCCCGGCCGGAAACTCGGTGGT of the Longimicrobiaceae bacterium genome contains:
- a CDS encoding sigma-70 family RNA polymerase sigma factor, whose amino-acid sequence is MDFDQTFRSLYPPLFRYVHRLTGDADAAEDVAQESFVRLLGHRVAGDGVRVWLFTVATNLVRDGARKAARRERILAAEPVAPSPLPAPDAGTEHEARITGVREALGRLSARDREMLLMREEGFSYAEIARATGTAPGSVGTLLARALRRFTQAYQTVEPGE